The Metopolophium dirhodum isolate CAU chromosome 4, ASM1992520v1, whole genome shotgun sequence DNA window TCCTACCTTACTCCGAGTCTCGCCCTTGAATGGTGCCGCCGCcgtctaaatataataatatgttgcttGGAATACTATGTGTATACATCTAGTATATACGCGTACTCCAAACAACATTATATAAGCGCGCTTAACATCACGCGTGAGGTCAACTTCTCCGAAAAATCTGTTTTACGCGCACTCAATGTCGCGTTTATATTGTAACGAATTTAAGTTATCCTCTCTCTTTTTTTGgcagtaggtataggtactttgattgtttttaaattataaatcgtaaaatattttgtctgaaACAAACGAGGAGCTTTTGCGacggttttataataattatagtggtATAAACAAACACAGCGGAGTCGATTTACTAATCagttaggtatattttgtatgatttaaatttattttccacGAAATCagtttgattgtatttttattcactgATTCCACAAAGAGTAAATCGATAACTTCACCATAATCTTTGTGATAATGagatattatatacgtcagAATAATAGACTATACCAGGAGTGGGTTTGGAGATTGAcgctcaatataatataataattaatgctacGAGCCTATACGATacgtttattgttaattaataattattatgaattatgatcataataaggataataaagaaaaacatgCCAATATAAACTGCAACTTGAATAAGTTCCTCGTTTCTGTGATTGGAATGGTGGCCAAACATGATGTCGTGTCTCTGTTTCTTAAAATCTAATCCCAGAGATAAAGCTAATGTCCCATCcattaatttctttattatcaGATGGTGGCGTATTTAAAGCcgataagttataatatgtttttatttatttaaatttaacgccCCAATTATACTAATGAAttatgtacctaagtatttagtaattatatacCCCCACTGACTTCTAGTATTAACATATTGTGTTATACTGCTATTcttttcataatatactataatcaatggtaatagcattcaatatatttcaataataaaatggtttgaaaaaacaaaattctaaGTCGACATGCATGcacattatttcattataatacttatcGTTGTGGTATGGGTGGAAGGCTTGCCGGTCCGCATGCTGCCGTGAATTGATTtctactgtttatttattagttttttccaCGTGTGTTCTGTAAAGATCGCACGAACCATATGTAatatatagaggtacctactattattgtaCATGGGTACAAGCTTTTTTTCCACCACGTCTCCGTCCCGCCCCGAGCTGCGCCCGCGCACTGTCATCCTTACATGGTTCACATGTGCGTAACCATGACCTACAGACGGCGGTGACAGTTTTTATAcaacactctgtatattatgcACGTTTGCCACTCTGTACACGTTATGTGAGCGACGCGCTACGATCAGAAATCGTCATAACACGTagagaaaataatacaatttttattttaaaaccggcactttaaaaaaatagtagatGCTCGACGAAAACGGATCGaacatctacatattattactatggctCAATTATACATGTTTACGTGCGTGAGGTATATTCTATGCGAGCGTTTTCTGAATAAtagaattacatttttcaatttcagaGTATATTATtcacactatatatattatgtttcaaacgTTTATcgcaaaaacataatatactgataTCGAATTTATTGAAATGCATAAATGCTAATCGTATAATACAATTGTGTTTCCAATTGAGCACGCGTCTTTGCTTTTCAAATaactttattgacatttaaatacaaattagagACAGCAGAttgttgaacaaaataataataatacaattaaagtcatttaaaagaaaaaccAGTATAAAAGATCTATACCATCGTTAATACAACGGtacactttaaataataatatgagtgatTAACGGTACCTCAATCACATTTTTTTGATATgcctatatttttgttattttatgtaggtacacacataatattttaaatgttcataaaaaaaatgtattcaaaaaacgGTGAGGAGCTCTTGATAATAATTACCGAACGTTGGCGAATTGCGATGCCAAGCAATTaagaaaaacaatacatttcattttctcGGTAGTGAATTTTTTATGACAATTTATTTATCGTAGTATTTTTGTACGTCTTTCGTTCGCACTctcgtattatgtatattataatatgtaaacgatATCATtttctgtaatttattattcattcattattatacaaaatatgtatgctTTGCTTTACGttagtatttagtatacctataccgTCTATACCTGcacacaaaatatgttttctgtTATAACAACTACTCATATTTTagagtgtatactgtatagactTATTATTCTGTCAACACTTTGTAAATGACACTAAATGTAAATCTTCGGTGTACAGAAAGTGTCTTAACAAATATATacgattttgatatttttggtatcAGTCGATAATACTGTCAATACTGAAAATAACCCAACTgcaattttgaagtttttttctaattgtgtattataatatacctaatggctaatcataatataatcattgaatATTTGTGAATTGAGTGGCTTACGTGTTTCTAAAATCTgagattataaatttaaaaaaaattttaattttcttcgtGCAATCTTGAAGTTTTAATTTCTAGGTGcactaaacaaaaatgtaaataatatttcgtcAATTTGTGTATGTTTTAAGGATCTTAGtcgattatttaaattcatgtaattaacattttatattttaaaatgataactttttttatgaaaaaccataaaataatcaaaatttctATGAAAAGTGATAGGTTTTGTCAGtaaccattattgttattatttcatcgATATAATTTTAGCTGGTCATTAAATCATGAGATCAACAATCGTTTGAGAAGTGTTACATTTCAAAACTCCAACCAAACTTGGCCCGCGTTCGAGGCATgtccatattaattattacaaagataattaatttgttttggttATGCCACTTACCTAATTAGGTGCCACGTGTCGACCGttaacgtttaaaatataacgaGGTTCCTAGAAGAAAATACTACTTGTAACGTTATAGCTCGTTCGTACTTATATTGACGAATAGTTATATTACAAGACAGTATAGGATTTCGTGTCCTACGTGAGTGCGTGCGAATTCTATTATGACCAGCACTGTTCCGCCGCAGTGCGGTGCGGTCTGATGCGGCAAgctgttttgtttttctcgCTGGATTCGCGTAGGCAAGGGCGCCCACAGGGGAGGAGCCGTGCCCCCGATTTTTTTGCCAATGTTTcagtttgtatattatgtataatatacaccttGCCCCCACCCCCTGGTGAATATTTCTGCTGGCGCCCCCCTTACACGTAGGACACGTATAACGTTTACTATATTCCGAATTCCCGATTTCACAAATACGTATTAATTGAatactaatacatttaatagtaatattatattcttatataggtacgtctTATTGTAACCGCTATTGTAGTTTTCGGTTGGTAACCTTCGCCTATCGCAtgcgtcattataatattatatacataaaccaCCTGTCAATTAGCACGTAGAATCTAGGTTCTAggtatgtaataaactaataactaataggtacataatactataatagttgtaatgatgtgtttgttattgttttgatttataCGTACATAcgacgataatattgtataagcatGTACGGATGAATTAGATcgcaataggtacctaataggaGATACAAACAAATTCGCCGTCTCTGTCTTACGCTATACACCTCTACCCATACTATTAATTGACGTTCCGCAATTCcgatacagttttatttttgatactattgggtaaacaataattatataccgattatcaaataatattattcgtgctCTCTATGAtgatattgttatgatattataattttcaaatgagtatattttataagtacctatttagaaacaataatgtaacaattaaatttaaaagatacTTCTAAAAGTAGCATTAAACGGAAGtgcgtataggtattatattgaagtataatatatattatcaatttatcatctTCAAGTTAGAatgttagatattattatgggtAAATTTACTCTGATTTGTCGTAAATTTTGctagtacatttattatactataagatAGACTTCGGAagcgtgtgtacctatataacaaacCGCTCCCGGAGTGAATGGTGGGCAGCTTTTTTCTCGAAATATAGTGTAAAAATTGCaaatattaatatgcaatattttattctgaatcataacctaacctaaaaatacaacaataatcaAACGGGATCGTGTGCCGTTGCTTGTGTTGGCGCAGGTGTTGAGGCGTCGAGAAAGAGAGCTGGAGCACGAGATGGAAAGACTGGCCAGAGAAAAGATTTGGGCTCAACAGAGGCACGCGTCTCTCAAGAAAGAACTAGCCGCCAAATGGGATCACATCGATTTCAGCAAGCTATTGCCGGATTTGCCGCCCGACGTGATTACCAGGAAGGCCACTAGTAAGTGTGcccctcctccccccccccccccaccaccaacACCTGACCGTCACCACGACGATTGCAGCATCAATGTGTTAGTCAGATAATTTGTCAGTTTTCGCGTTATTATTCCGTCGCTTTTCATTGGTGgttgatattatagttattttggtATCATTATGTACAGGGCGATTCACTCCAAACATACTCGCCCAGACACCCAATCATCACGACTtttatttcttcaataatgcagttattcacaatctgatttttgaaattttttaacaataaaataaaatatgataatatggtcTTTTGTCTTTgagtatatttcaaaataccaatgatcagaatttgaataaactaATTACTAAAGGAAAAAAATGAGGGTGAGCATTCTTGGTTATTCATCCTCctggtatatattaaaattataagccGATCAAAAGACTTCCAACCTCTTCTGCGCGTAACCAAACAAacgatattcaatttttgaatgcctattattattattatttcgtaatgcgtttattcattattattgacGTCTCGCCGTTATCCCGCAGTAGCCGCCACAAGTATAAACGGAGATTTCGAAACGGAAAGGGACGCTAGCATGGTTACTAGCGACGCGGACGACAGCAAACTCAGTGCTCTGTACAGTAGTACATCATCGCTGTCCAGTTCCTCCCCGCCCACGCTGCCGTTCGTCTCCGACATTATTCCCCATCAGGTGCAGGTCGTCAGCACGTCTCCGATGATGGGGAGTACAATTCACATAGTTCCTCAGACCAGAAACTCGTCCTCGTTACCACCGAACGCTTTGCAACAGCAAACCCTCACGTTTGTCCATCACAAAGATGCTCTCAGTAAGTAccacgtatattatgttattttatttttatatttttttattattatacccaccTGCTTAGACGTACTGTTTTCTGTTTTGTGATTACATATTGtagaattcaattaaaatattagaaaaacaaCCGCTTTGGCAATTAATTTAGTTCAGACTTCTGAACAGACAACTCCGAGtgataggtaataggtacttgGTCTACAGAATATAATTAGCTATATAAGTATCgcatatattagtattttcttaagttttttttaattgatttttttcctAGAGTTGTACAGCTATAACCTTTTTTTCCTATAATCCAGATTTAGTAACCCAATCTAACTCCACACCCACGACCCACCACCCTGTGTTTGGGTGAAATTACAGTGGCGTATACATCACGTTTGATTGAGGAGAAGGGAGAACAGATCTTTGAAAAAATCAAATCTATTAAGTAATACTAAAGTATTACCCTAAAGTATTACCTATAAACTATGTAGGtacgaaaaatatttgttagataggttaggtttatactgtcaaaaaaaaaaacaaaaaccctTTGGGGGTTCAGACCATCACATCTCTTCTTATAAAAGGGTGAGCAGTGAGCTCATGTAAATGAATTATAGCACTCCCGAGATTAACTATATaggttaataaacaatttattttctgtCAAGTATAACATTACGTAAAGACTTCTATGATTTCCCCCTTCCAACTCCATAGTGTTGTATTATAAGCACTCTCGGAGTATTTATAAAGAGTCTCAAGCCTGTCCGATTGCCCGTCAATTCTAATGATCGCGACTAATGTGTATATTACAGATCAACACGATGGCGCTACTCAGGCAGTGTTGACCAAGGTGTCCAATGGCTCGTTTACTTTGTACGGCGACCCAAAACTTACGCCCAATCGTTCCAAAATGTCTCTTGCAGGTATGCAGCAATGACCGGTGTTggatacattattttgtacatacttAACGATGGTATGCGGTGTTTTAATATCGGTTCTTTTGGCCAGGCATAAAGATTGGCACCAGTGTGATCGATCATTCCAACAACACAGCGTCCGCACCAATCAGACTGTTGCAGAATAATATCATAGCGGCACAAACGTCAGGTAAATAATATCTTCATTTTGGTACTCACATAAAATGTCACAAGCCTCATAACTACGTAATTTTTTTGTCCTACAAATTGTGCACTCTAGTTGTGAACAGAGGACAGCCAACTCCAAATCATGTCATAACTCGGCCGTTACTCCTAACTCATCACCATGCTAATTCTGCTCCAGCTCATCTAGTACTATCTACAGCTTCTTCtaaggtatgtatattatactgcataaccaaaaaaattgtgactgagTATATTGGGAgggttattacaatattacttattagttattatataacaccttgaattgtgtttttaatattttctataaatggtttaattaaatatattaactgtaCAGTACACATTTCTTTGTTCTTTCACGTGGTAAGTGGTTgccttcataaaataataaatatatttctttattttctcattttataataatctgttctgtacataatatgaaaagtTATTTATGTAgtgttgtaatttttataaatttcatgaaaatttaaaatataattattaaaattgtagttCATATACATGCGGCAAGCTTAAGCATCACAGATTAgtcttttgttattttgttctcTCAAAATTTGTAATGTATTCAGTGCTTGAATTgggaataaatttaaaagaaaatgcaaaagttaaaaaaaaaatttgtacacCTGACTATTTAAATGTCTTTAATTGATTAGGATtggcataaatattttttaaaaagaaaaaggaCTATGGGAATTCAAGCACCAAATGTAAAACGAACTAATTTTGCgttgttttacaaaaaatgttttctttaaaacttaattaatgaagattttctttttttcattttcttttatAGGCAGTGACAATTCCAAATCAGCAATTACCACCAC harbors:
- the LOC132942277 gene encoding max-binding protein MNT-like isoform X2 → MSMRCGLQTLLEAARFVELQEEFEKQQLVTLHAAEPLLSNKDAGYHPTSVTLPSSDLPASLNHIEPPSTPPRQQQLLQLHQQVTPVALQQQHTQQLHQPQQQLQQPPQQQLQLQLHQPLQQHQAVYKPTVAACTAVVTVNNNNNNNNTTTTVALVNSHDDNVAALSLAQELKRRTGSGTREVHNKLEKNRRAHLKECFELLKKQVPASQDEKKTSNLSILRSAIRYIQVLRRRERELEHEMERLAREKIWAQQRHASLKKELAAKWDHIDFSKLLPDLPPDVITRKATIAATSINGDFETERDASMVTSDADDSKLSALYSSTSSLSSSSPPTLPFVSDIIPHQVQVVSTSPMMGSTIHIVPQTRNSSSLPPNALQQQTLTFVHHKDALNQHDGATQAVLTKVSNGSFTLYGDPKLTPNRSKMSLAGIKIGTSVIDHSNNTASAPIRLLQNNIIAAQTSVVNRGQPTPNHVITRPLLLTHHHANSAPAHLVLSTASSKAVTIPNQQLPPLSNGHLIVKPSAMVVMNSSQPKSHHSGHKA
- the LOC132942277 gene encoding max-binding protein MNT-like isoform X1 → MSMRCGLQTLLEAARFVELQEEFEKQQLVTLHAAEEPLLSNKDAGYHPTSVTLPSSDLPASLNHIEPPSTPPRQQQLLQLHQQVTPVALQQQHTQQLHQPQQQLQQPPQQQLQLQLHQPLQQHQAVYKPTVAACTAVVTVNNNNNNNNTTTTVALVNSHDDNVAALSLAQELKRRTGSGTREVHNKLEKNRRAHLKECFELLKKQVPASQDEKKTSNLSILRSAIRYIQVLRRRERELEHEMERLAREKIWAQQRHASLKKELAAKWDHIDFSKLLPDLPPDVITRKATIAATSINGDFETERDASMVTSDADDSKLSALYSSTSSLSSSSPPTLPFVSDIIPHQVQVVSTSPMMGSTIHIVPQTRNSSSLPPNALQQQTLTFVHHKDALNQHDGATQAVLTKVSNGSFTLYGDPKLTPNRSKMSLAGIKIGTSVIDHSNNTASAPIRLLQNNIIAAQTSVVNRGQPTPNHVITRPLLLTHHHANSAPAHLVLSTASSKAVTIPNQQLPPLSNGHLIVKPSAMVVMNSSQPKSHHSGHKA
- the LOC132942277 gene encoding max-binding protein MNT-like isoform X3 — encoded protein: MGVLILNVDTWVAPPKKKWIRHYLLEEPLLSNKDAGYHPTSVTLPSSDLPASLNHIEPPSTPPRQQQLLQLHQQVTPVALQQQHTQQLHQPQQQLQQPPQQQLQLQLHQPLQQHQAVYKPTVAACTAVVTVNNNNNNNNTTTTVALVNSHDDNVAALSLAQELKRRTGSGTREVHNKLEKNRRAHLKECFELLKKQVPASQDEKKTSNLSILRSAIRYIQVLRRRERELEHEMERLAREKIWAQQRHASLKKELAAKWDHIDFSKLLPDLPPDVITRKATIAATSINGDFETERDASMVTSDADDSKLSALYSSTSSLSSSSPPTLPFVSDIIPHQVQVVSTSPMMGSTIHIVPQTRNSSSLPPNALQQQTLTFVHHKDALNQHDGATQAVLTKVSNGSFTLYGDPKLTPNRSKMSLAGIKIGTSVIDHSNNTASAPIRLLQNNIIAAQTSVVNRGQPTPNHVITRPLLLTHHHANSAPAHLVLSTASSKAVTIPNQQLPPLSNGHLIVKPSAMVVMNSSQPKSHHSGHKA
- the LOC132942277 gene encoding max-binding protein MNT-like isoform X4, which encodes MGVLILNVDTWVAPPKKKWIRHYLLEPLLSNKDAGYHPTSVTLPSSDLPASLNHIEPPSTPPRQQQLLQLHQQVTPVALQQQHTQQLHQPQQQLQQPPQQQLQLQLHQPLQQHQAVYKPTVAACTAVVTVNNNNNNNNTTTTVALVNSHDDNVAALSLAQELKRRTGSGTREVHNKLEKNRRAHLKECFELLKKQVPASQDEKKTSNLSILRSAIRYIQVLRRRERELEHEMERLAREKIWAQQRHASLKKELAAKWDHIDFSKLLPDLPPDVITRKATIAATSINGDFETERDASMVTSDADDSKLSALYSSTSSLSSSSPPTLPFVSDIIPHQVQVVSTSPMMGSTIHIVPQTRNSSSLPPNALQQQTLTFVHHKDALNQHDGATQAVLTKVSNGSFTLYGDPKLTPNRSKMSLAGIKIGTSVIDHSNNTASAPIRLLQNNIIAAQTSVVNRGQPTPNHVITRPLLLTHHHANSAPAHLVLSTASSKAVTIPNQQLPPLSNGHLIVKPSAMVVMNSSQPKSHHSGHKA